The Elephas maximus indicus isolate mEleMax1 chromosome 6, mEleMax1 primary haplotype, whole genome shotgun sequence genomic sequence TAACAAAGTTATTAAGTTGACCCTGAACCATCCAGGATTTCTGTTCCTTTCAAAGTCCTGGCTTCTCACCCCATTTAGTCTTTCTGGTGGTGCATCATCTGCTATCTTAACCTCCTGCCTCCTCTCTtcaccacccagcaactctgctaCTTCTCAAGAAAGCTGGACACTAGGTTTGGGTTTCCCTTTAACAAATAGCTGACACATATTTCAAACTTTACAGTATCAAGGAACGATTTTATCAGCTATGTGAGCTATTAAGAACATTTCCTTCACCCAGTTATCTCATGCCCCTTGCCAGTTAACAACCCTCATACTAGCAGTATCCACTGATCTATCACCATGGGTTAGTTTtaactattttatgtaaatagaatcatacaatatgtacttTCTGGTACCTGGCTtctttttactcagcataatgtttttgagactcATCCTTGTTACTGTGTGTATTTATTATTGCGCGCTATTGTAGTGGATCCCTTTTTATTGCTAAACAGCATTCCATTGTCTGATTGTAACACAGTTTGTGTATCCATTCTCCTGTTGAATATCTGGGCTGTTTTTACTTTTTGTCTGTTATGACTTGAACTACTGTGTACATTCTTGTGCAAGGCTTTTAGCGGccatattattttcatttctgttggaTGAATACCTGGGAGTGAAATTGCAGGGTCACTGGGTAGATGTATGTTGAACTTTTTAAGAAAGTAACTACCAAGCCactttccatagtagttgtaccattttacacatCAGCGAATGAGAGTTCCCAATGCGTCACGTCTTCTCCAACGTTTAGTGTTGTCAGTCTTCCTTAAGCAGTTCTAGTGAGTATATAGTGAAATCTCATTAGCGAGTGGAAGCTTTTTTAATCCTTCTCTTTTTGTTTCAATAATTGCCAGAAATTAATCTTAGGAATCTTTCAAAAGGATTCTCTGGGATATTCTTACCTGATAGGAGAGTAGCGAAGAAGTTCTTTGATTGCCTGCTTCCATAGGCAGCCTCAAGTTTTGTAATGGTGAGAAATTGAGTAGCTCAGCCCTTAGGTGACACAGGCTGGGAAGAGTGAATATCTTCCAGGATTTATCACCAGGGAAATTTTCCTTATGTTCCTCTGAGACTCCTTCCTTCCTGAGGCTCTCATCCCAAATGATAAGAACCATCATGAGTGACTTGGAAtttggggtggggaggcagggaggaaactTGGTTCCACTATCAAAGCTGCAATGAAGTTGGGGTATTATCCCAAGTTGGGTCCtgtatatacaaaacattacatatTGACAATGTTCTTTAGTATTAGTACAGTGTGTTGCTGGTTCTGAGACCTCTCTTAGTAGTTGTAGGCCAtgtcccctttcctcctcccagtTTGGTTTGCCGAGTCATGGTAGGCTTTACTGACCCTAAGGCATTATTAGAGTAGGAAATGCTATCTTGTGAGATTTAACCCCCTACCTCAATTCTCTTTTACATGGGTCATAATTGTAGCCCCTTCCACATTGATATCTCTTCCAGCCTCCTTCCAGTTTAGCCCCATTCCTGCCACCTCCTGCCCAATCaccttaaaaaattttatattccACAGTGAGTACTGATGCCTCTTATTAtcaagagagtgagagagagagcactTAGCTTTGCTTTGCTGCTTGTCTTGAAGATTTCTTCTAggatgtcatttttctttttttctgggctCTGAATAGACCAGGATATGCACCTTCAAGCAATCAGCTCTTTGAAGTCCCCATCTGGATAAGGTTACTCCTGATTTTTCAGGTCCAAGGACACTGTTCAGAGTTTATATGTCATCCCCAACATCTGGTACCTACATCAAAATAAAAGGAATGCCAAGCTTACCTATACCTCTGTTTGTTTCCTGAGAGTTTGAAAACATTCCAACTTCAGTAACACACAGTAGGAATTCATTAAATCTTTTAGTGAATGGAATATAAAAGACTATTAAGTGTTCTAACATAAAAGAAAGTAGCATGCCATGGGTAATTCAAACGGTAGCGAAAGGAGTGCTGGAAGCAATAGAGAGTATTAGCCATCAAAAGTGGGATTAGAGGGGAGGGACTGCGCCGGCTGGGATCGTTATGGCAGCAGCGTCGGGGTGGGCCGGGTCTCGGTTCACCCGTCCTGGCCAGGCCGCCAGAGCGGTGGACACTGCCGCCGCCTCCCGGGCATGAGCGGGGCCTCCTGCTCGCTGCCGCCGCTGCTTGCCGACTGTGGGCCCGCGTCGGGAACATGCCCCTGGCTGCCCACTGCTACCTGCGGGCCATGGGCAGGGGCAGCTATGGGAAGGTGACGCTTGTGAGGCACCAGCGAGGCAGCAGGCAGTATGTCATCAAAAAACTGAACCTTCGAAAGGCCTCCAGCCGAGAGGGGCGGGCTGCTGAGCAGGAAGGGCAGCTCTTGTCTCAGCTGAAGCACCCCAACATTGTCACTTACAAAGAGTCGTGGGAGAGAGGGGATGGTCTGCTCTACATTCTCATGGGCTTCTGTGAAGGAGGCGATCTGTACCGAAAACTCAAGGAGCAGAAGGGCCGGCTTCTGCCCGAGAGTCAGGTGGTGGAGTGGTTTGTTCAGAGGCCATGGCTCTGCAGTGTTTACATGAGAGACACATCCTTCACTGAGATCTGAAGACTCAAAATGTCTTCCTAACAAGAGCAAATATTATCAAAGTGGGTGACCTAGGAATTGCCCGAGTGTTAGAGAACCACTGTGACATGGCTAGCAGCCTCATTGGCACGCCCTACAACATGAGTCCTGAACTGTTCTCAGACAAACCCTACAACTATAAGTCTGATGTTTGGGCTCTAGGATGCTGTGTATATGAAATGGCTACCCTGAAGCATGCGTTCAATGCAAAAGACATGAATTCTTTAGTTTATCGGATTATTGAAGGAAAGCTGCCACCAAtgccaaaagattacagcccagagtTGGCAGAACTGTTAAGAACAATGCTAAGTAAAAGGCCTGAAAAAGACCATCTGTGAGGAGCATCCTGAGGCAACCTTACATAAAGCACCAAATCTCCTTGTTTTTGGAGGCCACAAAGGCAAAAACCTGTAAGAATAATGTTAAAAATGGTGACTCTAAACCCAAGCCTGTTGCTACAGTGGTTTCCGGAAAAGCCGAATCAAATAATGAAGTAATCTCACCCCAACCATACTCCTCTGAGGGCTCCAAGGCATACGTAGTGGGAGAAGACTTGTGTTCATCCCAGGAAACACCCGTGGTCATTGGCCCACTGAAGACATCTACCAGTCTGAAAGGCCACTCCTGCAAACCAGACATGAGCAATACTGCAGAGTCACTAGCCACAATCAGCAGAGTAAATATCAACATCTTACCTGCAGGAAGGAAGGACTCAATGGGTGGTGACTTAGTTCAGGAGACTCAGCCAGGACACTTAGATATCTCTAATGAGTTAGAAGGTAAATGCAATATTTCTCAAGTGAAGGAGGAGAGACTGCAGGATAACACTAAGTCCATAGCTCAGCTGGAAAACCTAGTTCCCACATGGTCCTCAGGTGATGTCAGTGAGGCAGGGAGTGACCCAGTGAAGCCTCTGCTGCTTCTAAGCAAAGACCCAAAGCCAAAGGACCAGGATCCAGTTGCTATTGAATGTATTGTAGAAGAACAGGCCAGAATCCGCCCAGGCTTACAGCCACACATCTCTGGGTCTGAGCCTTCCCAGTCTCGGCAGCCACGGCAGAAGAGAAGAGAGCAGACTGAGCGCAGTGGGGGAAAGAGGCAGTTCCAAGAGGTTTTTCTTAGACAGTTGCCTTCTGATCCCGCTGTTGGAAACGTAGATGTCACGTCAACACGAAAGGATTCTGAAAACCAAAGTAGAGCGGTCAGTGGGCCTATGAGCAGTTCGAGGAGCAATGAGGTCTCGTCATCAAAGGATCGACCATTATCAGCaaggcggggcgggggggactAAAGCAGTCCCAGGAAGAGATGTGCTCCTCAGGTCCTTCAGTGAGGAGAGCTCTGAGTGCAGTGTGGCCAGGGAAACCTCAGGAGGAAGGCCAGCTCATCCCTGCCAGACGATTCTCTTCTGACAGCAGCGTTGCTCAGGAAAAGAAATTGCCTCGTCTGTCTGAGGAGGAGTTAAGTTCTTCCACAAGTTCAACTGATAAGTCAGATGGGGATTCTAGGGAAGGTAAAAATCATACCAATGAAATGAGTGACTTGGTACAATTGATGACTCAAACCTTGAAACTGGACTCTAAAGAGAGCTGTGAAGATCTCCCAGTATCAGAGTTCAAAGTTCATCGGAAATATCGAGACACGCTGATACTTCATGGGAAGATTGCAGAAGAGACAGAGGAACTCCGTTTTAAAGAGCTGCCTCCAGCTATTGTGCCAGGTTCTGAAAAGATCAGGAGAACAGTTGAAGTCTTGAGAGCTGATGTAATCCAGGGCCTGGGGATTCAGCTTTTAGAGGAGGtgtatgatcttttggaagaggAAGATGAATTGGAGAGAGAGGTACATTTGCGGGAGCACTTGGGTGAAAAGTATATGGCTTACGGTGTGAAAATTCGCCAGTTGaaattttttgaagaaaatgtgAGTTTTTGAGAATTTGTTCTAATCTCCTGCCAGAGCTAAAGACCTATTTTCAAagatttttcacttaaaaataaaaggaaacaaacccattaacaatgaaaaaaaaaaagtgggattaGAACAAAACTACTGAACCAATGAAGGACATTTGTAGATGTAGattcttttttccctttgccCTAAGCTAGGCTCTAAGTAGCTTACTCAGTTTCATTTATATGCATGCTCCCCACTCACTCTGAAACCTCTTGAGCACTATGCTTTGATAATTCTAGAAACTGATCTCTTGTATAACAATATTTCTACTAAATAATACAACCTAGTCCCAAATATTCAATTTATAATCTCCCTGAATTAATTTTGTTTTGGCTCAACATATCTTGGGAATGgaaaagtagaataaaatattGTCTTTAGCAGCAACCtgacttttctccatttttaatcTATAATATTGACTCCTTCTGAAATTTCTTATAAAAGCAGTATTATTTCACTTTCTTGTTTTATTCTGAAATGATAAAACTTTTCTAGGAACCTTTTAAATAGTTTTTCTCAAGTAACTTTTCATAGTTTATCTCCATaacctcaaagtagagctgagtgtctttgagTCAGGGGAAAGAAGAGGGAAGACCATTTAGTATTCGATCTAAATTAGccattatttaatttattttggtaGATAGAGCTTATATGTGTAAACAGTGATCAGTAAGATCTTATGTTGATAAAGAGTGTCTCAGGTTCACCTAGGTGGCTATCAAATACTTCTACATTTGAATGTATCAAGTTCTACAATCATTGTTTTAATCTTAATACATTTCTTGCTACTTTATTAGGGAGAAATGGTTATTTCAACTCTGGTATAGGTCCCAGCAATTCTTTGTCTAAAGGGGGTGGAATTCAGAAGGGAGAAGTCATGATTTCAAACATACAGTGGCAAAAGCTCATGACTGATACAGCGTTGTAGGACAACATCAGTcccttctttcaaaaaaaaaaaaaaaagattgagaacAACCTGCTGCTAACTCCGTAAAATTCATGCTTCTTAAGCTGTTCTTTTAAGTCTCGTCCCCCGTGGCAAGGGAAATATTTGGTGCCAGCCAAGTCTGGAATGCTGTGGAATTTCCTGAGCAGTAATCCTTTAGCCTGGCTTCTGGGTTCTACCTTTCTAAGCAAGAAGGGACAACTAGAACATGTCTCTCATGTTCCTGTCTTCCTGGTACCATGTATGCGGTGTTCACTGACTTGTAAGACCTGACCAGTATTTCTGCCAGTTAAAATCATATACCTCTTTCAAAGGCCACTCAAGTGGCGCTTCTTCCACAAAGCTCACCATCATTCTTTTGTATTTGAACTGATGTCTCTCCTCTAAACATTGATGGCACTTGTGTTGTCCCTGTATGGTGTTCCCTGTTGAGCCTTTGCAGCTCATAAGTGCACAGACATGTATATATAACCCATTTACTCTTGATCAGAAGCTCTTTGTTGAGATAAAAATGGCTCACGTTTTGGAATACTTTGCGTGTTGTATGTATGTTGTTAGGTTAAATGTGTTACGTAGTACGTTAGTTTCCTAAGTCTGCTGTAATGAAATACCACAAAGtaagtggttttaaagaacagaaatttattttctcacagttatggaggctagACGGGGCGGATTAACTCAGTAAGTATGGTGGTAAACACTGGCTTAAGCAGGGTATTCGCAcatgcttacttgtgtttacttgctaACCTGTAATAaagaatttcacatgggttttaccacatcaaagctgtagtgaaaaacaggtgaaattgttcactacagatcagtaagtacCTACAAGTAAACCTGTGTGTACCATGTTTACTGGATAAGCCAGCcctgaggctagaagtccagatcatcatatcatgatgttgcttacttctgagggctctgagagagaaactggtccatgtctctctcctagtTTTTGGTGGCtcttggtattccttggcttgcagctccatctgcctccatcatcacatggccatctttccaCTTGTCTTTCTTGTCTGtgtgtctcttttcttttataaaagaaccagtcatataggattaagACCCACcatactccagtatgatctcaagTTAATTTAACTGACAATATCTTTAAAGacgctatttccaaacaaggtcacgttcacagctAGGGGGATGAGGATGccaacatatctttttttgcAGGGCACAGTTTAATCCAAAACAGGTGGATTACCTCATGTAATCATTCTATGATTAGATTAGACtataatattattaaaaacattaatttattcatttacatatttatattatgatatatattttccactaacccattgcaattgagtcgatttcaactcatagcaaccgtataggacagagtagaactgctccatagggttttcaagactgcagtctttatggaagcagactgccacgtctttctcccatggagcagctggtgggttcgaaccgccaacctttcagttagtagccaagtgcttaatcactgcacccctagggctcctttatatcccgttacttatttataattagggcttcaaactggtttggaATGCTTCAGCAATTGCCCACATAAACAAGGGTAGTGTACAAGTTgtatagcaaccaaatctgttgctgtgggATTTTGACCTCAGAAGGAAGCAAACAGCAGTGCCCCACTTAAAGGTGGCAGCCGACCACACTACTTTGAATGTATGTTGCTCTCCACAGTCTTGCCAGTAATCCAGTCTCCCATGTGAGACTCCTGATACTGTCAGgtcca encodes the following:
- the LOC126078412 gene encoding LOW QUALITY PROTEIN: serine/threonine-protein kinase Nek4-like (The sequence of the model RefSeq protein was modified relative to this genomic sequence to represent the inferred CDS: inserted 2 bases in 2 codons; deleted 2 bases in 1 codon; substituted 1 base at 1 genomic stop codon) — encoded protein: MPLAAHCYLRAMGRGSYGKVTLVRHQRGSRQYVIKKLNLRKASSREGRAAEQEGQLLSQLKHPNIVTYKESWERGDGLLYILMGFCEGGDLYRKLKEQKGRLLPESQVVEWFVQXAMALQCLHERHILHXDLKTQNVFLTRANIIKVGDLGIARVLENHCDMASSLIGTPYNMSPELFSDKPYNYKSDVWALGCCVYEMATLKHAFNAKDMNSLVYRIIEGKLPPMPKDYSPELAELLRTMLSKRPEXRPSVRSILRQPYIKHQISLFLEATKAKTCKNNVKNGDSKPKPVATVVSGKAESNNEVISPQPYSSEGSKAYVVGEDLCSSQETPVVIGPLKTSTSLKGHSCKPDMSNTAESLATISRVNINILPAGRKDSMGGDLVQETQPGHLDISNELEGKCNISQVKEERLQDNTKSIAQLENLVPTWSSGDVSEAGSDPVKPLLLLSKDPKPKDQDPVAIECIVEEQARIRPGLQPHISGSEPSQSRQPRQKRREQTERSGGKRQFQEVFLRQLPSDPAVGNVDVTSTRKDSENQSRAVSGPMSSSRSNEVSSSKDRPLSARRRGGLKQSQEEMCSSGPSVRRALSAVWPGKPQEEGQLIPARRFSSDSSVAQEKKLPRLSEEELSSSTSSTDKSDGDSREGKNHTNEMSDLVQLMTQTLKLDSKESCEDLPVSEFKVHRKYRDTLILHGKIAEETEELRFKELPPAIVPGSEKIRRTVEVLRADVIQGLGIQLLEEVYDLLEEEDELEREVHLREHLGEKYMAYGVKIRQLKFFEENVSF